One window of Tepidanaerobacter acetatoxydans Re1 genomic DNA carries:
- a CDS encoding aspartate/glutamate racemase family protein: MTANVANNIIKIGVIAGTPVDTQMGVDFILKKGFEAIGCPTAANPEEQNLLQFLNPDTLTKKVLRIIQDFENHDIFRTMIYCNSLSAAIDIGYIRNTQTRSLVITPLDIYRNLAARYKKIALWAANGQCLSAIEHIFYEQNPSIDIIGISMLPIVKAIEEDQSAASIIDQYDLVSLCVERFAPNSLILGCTHLPYLQSELSKKISIPIIDPTEEMLKILVLDS; the protein is encoded by the coding sequence TTGACTGCAAATGTTGCAAATAATATTATAAAAATCGGTGTTATCGCTGGCACCCCGGTAGACACTCAAATGGGAGTTGATTTTATATTAAAAAAGGGGTTCGAAGCCATAGGATGTCCTACTGCTGCAAACCCCGAAGAACAAAATCTTCTTCAGTTTTTAAACCCTGATACTTTAACAAAAAAAGTATTAAGGATTATTCAAGATTTCGAAAACCATGATATATTTCGAACTATGATTTACTGCAATTCTTTATCAGCCGCAATAGATATTGGATATATACGAAATACGCAGACCCGATCCTTGGTAATAACGCCATTGGATATTTACAGAAATCTTGCTGCAAGGTACAAAAAAATAGCCCTATGGGCTGCTAATGGTCAATGTCTTTCAGCAATCGAACATATATTTTATGAGCAAAATCCTTCAATTGATATTATTGGAATTTCCATGCTGCCTATAGTCAAAGCTATTGAAGAAGATCAATCAGCAGCATCGATTATTGACCAATACGATCTTGTTTCTCTATGTGTTGAAAGATTCGCCCCCAACAGCTTGATTCTGGGCTGCACTCATCTGCCTTATTTGCAATCGGAACTTTCTAAAAAAATCAGTATTCCTATTATTGACCCTACGGAAGAAATGTTAAAAATATTGGTTTTGGATTCTTAG